A region of uncultured Carboxylicivirga sp. DNA encodes the following proteins:
- a CDS encoding two-component regulator propeller domain-containing protein has translation MILYLFTGIGIYAQETITFSQISTKEGLSQNTVRSILVDNKGFLWVGTLDGLVRYDGNRFITYKPEADSPTNIPDQRVKGIFEDRNGFIWILTYANSFSCYNPNTEDFIEFSYEGKNISLPFTHFAETSDGNVWLWGGNGCVKMAMGANNLPEVLFHSSVNKKQLTDENINFLFEDSAKSIWIGTESGLNCFNPSGDIQHFFKGNDDGDFVAAVEESGIIYFLMANGTIHRFNQSAKTFISSFRSPVEDTFRDLKRMNNSYLVASTLNEQLFKIDISTGNYFKNALNLSHTFKGSPQLYLDNKKGLWVYDYSGMVFYYNPEKDIIKSFQLIKPEIANVIDDGRYNILIDNEGVYWITTYGSGLYRYDAEKDQLTNYKYDQLKNSPASDYMLSIIDDKYGNLWIGCEYAGVIKVVKEKYHAEYIKPEVAGSIGTKNNVRVIVKDSDSNIWLGTKNGSLYLYDKDLNNKRIVMKNINPYTVCEDDRGRIWVGTKGNGVYVIDKKTFKEYYHFTASDDNDQSLSHNSIFDIIQDTDKRIWIASFGGGIDLVEETDQGIAFKHFLNNKGNLSFVRCLIQDREGNIWAGSYEGLISFRFEEININPNAYTIYTYNSGHPVGLNCNDVKTVYEDSFGQLWVGTAGGGLNLFDKYSPDRQGAFIKYTKKEGLPSDIVTSVLESKDGVIWVGTENGLAHFDRNTKTFLTYFFSNSSFGNFYGENACLRNDNGYLLWGTLDGLLVFDPGELDANKKEVPKVTLTDLYVLDQRIETTQKKSPLTESINKVDKVKLKSEQKTFTLYFACLDLTDPKRNKYSYKMENYDQFWSKASTNNWATYKNMPPGTYTFMVKGSNAEGQWNDEIKTCQITVLPTFWRSIYAIILYVFVIALLGLVFIRFLFRINKLNTAVKMEKQLTDYKLRFFTNVSHEFRTPLTLIKGALERINDEENHSPEVNRHLALLNRNTQHMSRLIDQLLEFRKLQNNILTLNLEKTEINDYALNVYYEFKEIAFQKGIDYQFEGLDDKWYFYVDRNKLEKILFNLLSNAFKFTPHNGSIVFKLQKGEDEKKCIISVADSGIGVPKDKQDLLFSRFKQVTFSAEGTGVGLELVKEFVEAHQGKVSYQPNEGKGSVFTVELPTNEELYKDANYVNSQPTVENADKIIEQKVEAEIKRPASPSSSKLLIIDDNYDIREYLNEELRHHFNVELAVDGKEGLEKAIAINPTLIICDVKMPEMDGLEVTRRLKDNFETSHIPIILLTAMSSDTIKLQGSESGADAYIMKPFSLKYLLSRIYGLIEQRERLKKRFSVDIDVKIGALSEEKKDKEFYTLINDIVDKHLSDANFTVTEFTEQAGLSRTIFYKKVKGLTGYSPNELIKIKRMKRAAELLVERKHTVSEVSWQVGIEDPFYFSKCFKAQFGCAPSKFGVEDLKLDSSQEKPEE, from the coding sequence ATGATTCTATATCTGTTTACAGGTATTGGTATTTATGCTCAGGAAACCATTACATTTAGTCAGATTAGTACAAAAGAGGGACTTTCTCAAAATACAGTTCGTAGTATTCTTGTTGACAATAAAGGATTTTTATGGGTTGGTACGCTTGATGGTTTAGTGCGTTATGATGGCAACCGTTTTATCACCTATAAACCGGAAGCCGATTCTCCCACTAATATTCCTGATCAGCGGGTGAAAGGTATTTTTGAGGATCGTAATGGTTTTATCTGGATACTTACTTATGCAAACTCTTTTAGTTGTTATAATCCCAATACAGAAGACTTCATAGAATTTAGTTACGAGGGTAAAAATATTTCATTGCCATTTACTCACTTTGCTGAGACATCAGATGGTAATGTATGGCTATGGGGTGGGAATGGTTGTGTGAAAATGGCAATGGGAGCCAATAATTTACCCGAGGTATTATTTCATTCATCAGTTAATAAGAAACAATTGACGGATGAGAATATTAATTTTTTATTTGAAGATTCAGCTAAGTCCATATGGATTGGTACCGAATCCGGGTTAAACTGCTTTAATCCTTCCGGTGACATCCAACATTTCTTTAAAGGTAATGATGATGGTGATTTTGTGGCAGCTGTTGAAGAAAGTGGTATTATTTATTTTCTAATGGCGAATGGAACCATTCATCGATTTAATCAATCTGCAAAAACATTTATTTCATCTTTCAGAAGCCCTGTTGAAGATACTTTCCGGGATTTGAAGAGAATGAATAACAGCTATCTCGTTGCCTCAACATTAAATGAGCAACTGTTTAAAATTGATATCAGTACAGGTAACTATTTTAAAAATGCCCTGAATCTGTCACATACATTCAAAGGTTCACCACAGTTGTATTTGGATAATAAAAAAGGTTTATGGGTATATGATTATTCCGGTATGGTTTTTTACTATAATCCGGAAAAGGACATAATTAAATCGTTTCAACTAATAAAACCTGAGATAGCCAATGTAATTGATGATGGACGTTATAATATTTTGATTGACAATGAAGGTGTTTATTGGATAACAACATATGGTAGTGGACTTTATCGTTATGATGCAGAAAAAGATCAGCTTACAAATTACAAGTATGATCAGCTAAAAAATAGCCCCGCTTCAGATTATATGCTTTCCATCATAGATGATAAATATGGGAATCTTTGGATCGGATGTGAATATGCTGGTGTTATAAAAGTGGTCAAGGAAAAATATCATGCTGAATATATCAAACCGGAGGTTGCAGGATCTATCGGAACAAAAAATAATGTAAGAGTTATAGTTAAGGATTCTGATTCGAATATTTGGTTAGGAACTAAAAATGGAAGCCTTTATTTGTACGATAAGGATTTGAATAACAAAAGGATTGTTATGAAAAATATTAATCCTTATACGGTATGTGAAGATGATAGGGGACGTATTTGGGTTGGAACAAAGGGGAATGGTGTTTATGTGATTGATAAAAAGACATTCAAGGAATATTATCATTTTACTGCATCTGATGATAACGACCAGAGTTTAAGTCACAATTCAATTTTTGACATTATTCAGGATACGGATAAACGTATTTGGATAGCATCTTTTGGAGGAGGTATTGATCTGGTGGAAGAAACAGATCAAGGTATTGCATTTAAGCATTTTCTAAATAATAAAGGGAACCTTAGTTTTGTAAGGTGCCTGATTCAGGATCGTGAAGGTAATATATGGGCTGGTAGTTATGAAGGATTGATAAGTTTTCGATTCGAGGAGATCAACATCAATCCGAATGCCTATACTATTTACACTTATAATTCAGGGCATCCGGTTGGATTAAATTGTAATGATGTAAAAACGGTTTATGAAGACAGTTTTGGTCAGTTATGGGTTGGAACTGCAGGAGGAGGACTAAATTTATTTGATAAATATAGTCCTGATCGACAGGGAGCTTTTATCAAATACACCAAGAAAGAAGGATTGCCATCTGACATTGTAACTTCGGTTTTGGAAAGTAAAGATGGTGTAATCTGGGTGGGAACAGAAAATGGTTTGGCTCATTTCGATAGAAACACCAAAACATTCCTGACTTATTTCTTTTCAAATAGTTCTTTTGGTAATTTTTATGGTGAAAATGCATGTTTACGAAACGATAACGGATATCTTTTGTGGGGTACATTGGACGGATTGTTGGTTTTTGATCCGGGTGAACTGGATGCCAATAAAAAAGAAGTACCAAAGGTAACATTAACAGATTTATATGTGCTGGATCAAAGGATTGAAACAACACAGAAGAAATCTCCATTAACAGAATCAATTAATAAGGTTGATAAGGTAAAGCTTAAGAGCGAACAGAAAACATTTACCCTGTATTTTGCCTGTTTAGATTTAACAGATCCAAAAAGGAATAAGTATTCCTATAAGATGGAGAATTATGATCAGTTTTGGAGTAAAGCCAGCACTAATAACTGGGCTACCTATAAAAACATGCCTCCCGGCACCTATACTTTTATGGTTAAAGGATCAAATGCAGAAGGACAATGGAATGACGAAATCAAGACATGCCAGATTACAGTGTTGCCTACGTTTTGGAGATCAATATATGCCATCATATTATATGTTTTTGTGATAGCTCTATTAGGATTGGTGTTTATTCGTTTCTTGTTTAGAATCAATAAATTGAATACGGCTGTTAAAATGGAGAAGCAACTTACGGACTATAAGTTACGTTTCTTCACCAATGTTTCACATGAGTTTAGGACACCACTTACTCTTATTAAAGGAGCATTGGAGAGAATTAATGATGAAGAGAATCACTCACCGGAAGTGAATCGTCACCTGGCTCTGCTGAACAGAAATACCCAGCATATGTCAAGGTTGATTGATCAGCTGCTCGAATTCAGGAAGTTGCAAAATAATATACTCACTCTTAATCTTGAAAAGACTGAAATTAACGATTATGCTTTAAATGTATATTACGAATTTAAAGAGATAGCATTTCAAAAAGGTATTGATTACCAGTTTGAAGGGTTAGATGATAAATGGTATTTCTATGTCGATCGTAACAAATTGGAAAAGATATTATTCAACCTGTTATCTAATGCCTTTAAGTTTACTCCTCATAACGGATCCATTGTTTTTAAACTGCAAAAGGGTGAAGATGAAAAGAAATGTATTATCTCAGTTGCAGACTCGGGTATTGGAGTACCGAAGGATAAGCAGGATCTTCTGTTTAGCCGATTCAAGCAGGTTACATTTTCAGCAGAAGGTACAGGAGTAGGTCTTGAATTGGTGAAGGAATTTGTCGAAGCTCATCAGGGTAAAGTTAGTTATCAACCAAATGAAGGCAAAGGTTCGGTATTCACTGTTGAACTGCCGACCAATGAAGAGCTATACAAAGATGCTAACTATGTTAACTCTCAGCCTACAGTTGAAAATGCAGATAAGATTATTGAACAGAAAGTAGAGGCTGAAATTAAGCGTCCGGCTAGTCCATCCAGTTCAAAGCTTCTGATCATTGATGATAACTATGATATAAGAGAGTATCTGAATGAGGAACTAAGGCATCACTTTAATGTTGAGCTGGCTGTTGATGGAAAAGAAGGCCTTGAAAAAGCCATTGCCATCAATCCAACATTGATTATTTGTGATGTAAAGATGCCTGAAATGGATGGTCTGGAAGTGACGCGCCGTTTGAAAGATAATTTTGAAACAAGTCATATACCTATTATTCTTCTTACTGCCATGTCGTCGGATACCATTAAACTTCAAGGCAGCGAGAGTGGAGCAGATGCTTATATAATGAAGCCATTTAGTCTTAAGTATCTGTTGTCAAGGATTTATGGACTGATTGAGCAAAGAGAGAGGCTTAAGAAGCGCTTCTCTGTTGATATTGATGTGAAGATTGGTGCACTGAGTGAAGAGAAAAAAGATAAGGAGTTCTATACCCTGATTAATGATATAGTTGATAAACATCTGTCAGATGCCAATTTTACGGTTACTGAATTTACTGAGCAAGCCGGACTCTCTCGTACTATCTTTTACAAAAAGGTAAAAGGGTTAACTGGTTATTCTCCTAATGAACTGATAAAAATTAAGCGAATGAAGCGGGCAGCAGAACTTCTGGTAGAACGAAAGCATACTGTTTCAGAAGTTTCGTGGCAAGTAGGTATTGAAGATCCATTCTATTTTAGTAAGTGTTTTAAAGCTCAGTTTGGTTGTGCTCCTTCGAAGTTTGGTGTGGAAGATTTGAAGTTAGATTCAAGTCAGGAAAAGCCTGAAGAATAA